One window from the genome of Acinetobacter lanii encodes:
- the apbC gene encoding iron-sulfur cluster carrier protein ApbC, producing MSWLSSLKSVFSPAKEVKEEEIQNVLQSYLLPRTNAPLKDRISQVNVEGRVLQITINTFKSEADDLQKIHDDLADALEPCGIQELNMHVIQQKHEHTSGGCGHDHKAGESCSSQPKTASAPTKSNLPPVVDASGTTEAPIPMKKPAPENIDPNNPPIQKAAPLQRDVPKHPRIQNVILVSSGKGGVGKSTTTVNLALAMQKLGLKVGVLDADIYGPSIPTMLGNAGRTPMIEAEQFVPIEAYGMAVLSIGHLTGDNNTPVAWRGPKATGALMQLFNQTLWPDLDVLVIDMPPGTGDIQLTLAQRIPVTGAVIVTTPQNVALLDATKGIALFNKVGIPVMGVVENMSTHICSNCGHEEQIFGTGGGDQLATQYDIPLLGRLPLNASIRENADLGKPSVIAGDAAAANYIEIAQKIVDQLPKAEKAQNRIF from the coding sequence ATGTCGTGGCTTTCTTCTCTCAAATCTGTTTTTTCGCCTGCGAAGGAGGTCAAAGAAGAGGAAATCCAAAACGTATTACAGTCTTATTTATTGCCTCGTACAAATGCACCCCTCAAAGACCGTATCAGCCAAGTCAATGTTGAAGGTCGTGTGCTACAGATCACCATCAATACCTTTAAATCTGAAGCAGATGATTTACAAAAAATCCATGATGACCTTGCAGATGCCCTAGAGCCATGTGGTATTCAAGAATTGAATATGCATGTGATTCAACAAAAGCATGAACATACATCAGGTGGCTGTGGACATGACCACAAAGCGGGGGAAAGTTGCTCAAGTCAGCCAAAGACAGCAAGCGCACCAACAAAATCGAATTTACCGCCTGTGGTCGATGCATCTGGCACGACTGAAGCACCGATTCCAATGAAAAAACCTGCGCCAGAAAACATCGATCCAAATAATCCTCCGATTCAAAAAGCAGCGCCTTTGCAACGTGATGTACCAAAACATCCACGCATCCAAAACGTGATTTTGGTGTCATCCGGCAAAGGTGGTGTGGGTAAATCGACCACCACAGTGAATCTTGCTTTAGCCATGCAAAAGCTCGGTTTAAAGGTTGGCGTGTTAGATGCAGACATCTATGGTCCAAGTATTCCGACCATGTTAGGCAATGCCGGACGTACCCCAATGATTGAGGCAGAACAATTTGTGCCGATTGAAGCTTATGGTATGGCAGTGCTGTCGATTGGGCATTTAACCGGGGACAACAATACCCCTGTGGCATGGCGTGGTCCAAAAGCCACCGGTGCCTTAATGCAACTGTTTAACCAAACTTTATGGCCAGACCTAGATGTATTGGTGATTGATATGCCACCGGGTACAGGCGATATTCAATTAACTTTAGCGCAGCGTATTCCAGTAACAGGGGCGGTGATTGTGACCACACCACAAAATGTCGCATTATTGGATGCCACCAAGGGGATCGCACTGTTTAATAAAGTGGGTATTCCGGTCATGGGCGTGGTTGAAAATATGTCGACGCATATTTGTTCCAACTGTGGTCATGAAGAGCAAATTTTTGGTACAGGCGGTGGCGATCAGTTGGCAACGCAATATGACATTCCATTGCTTGGGCGTTTACCGTTAAATGCATCGATTCGTGAAAATGCCGATTTGGGTAAACCCTCTGTCATTGCAGGCGATGCTGCCGCGGCAAACTATATCGAGATTGCACAGAAAATTGTCGATCAATTACCAAAAGCAGAAAAAGCACAGAACCGTATTTTTTAA
- a CDS encoding DUF6500 family protein yields the protein MPDTQKTKLDSKLKQKIIQICENKIRQKGDNVGLSFYAFFANKNDDPDTLMQVATWWIQTHRLDHFEKATKIKQLIVQD from the coding sequence ATGCCAGATACTCAAAAAACCAAACTTGATTCGAAGCTAAAACAAAAAATTATTCAAATTTGCGAAAATAAAATCAGACAGAAAGGTGACAATGTCGGCTTATCGTTTTATGCCTTCTTTGCCAATAAAAATGATGATCCAGACACTTTAATGCAAGTTGCAACATGGTGGATCCAAACGCATCGATTGGATCATTTTGAAAAAGCGACCAAAATTAAACAGCTCATAGTGCAAGATTAA